The region ACGACGCGCAGATCACCGCATGGTCACCGTGCTCGCCGATCACGTGACCGGCCACCGCCGTCGCGGGCACGTTGAGGAGGCGGGCCAGGATCAGGCGGTAGCGGGCTGTGTCGGTGTTCGACCCAACCCCATAGACCCGGTGGCAGCCGGAGACCTCGGCGAACAGGCGGGACAGCACGTCGACCGGGTTCGTGACCATGGCCACCGTCCCCTGGTAGCCGGTGAACTGCCTGGCCAGAGCGGTGATGAGCAGGGCGTTCGCGGCCAGCCCCGCCATCCGTATGTCGCGCGTCGCGGTGTTGGTGAAGACGGCCCGGGGACACACGACCACCGCGTCACAGGACCGCATGCGCGCCGGGTCGGCGCGCCTTACCCGGACGGGTGAGGCAGTCACTTGACGCATGTCGTCCAGATCGGTGACCAGTCCGGCGGCGGTGCGGCCGCTGCCGGAGGCGACGAGGATGGTGTCGCACCAGCGGGCGGTGACCAGGAGAGAGCCGAGCGCCTGGCCGACGGCCCCGGCTCCGATGAGCCCGATGGTGGTCATGCGGACACCGCCATGAGCGCGTCGTCCAGGCATAGTCGCCACCAGGTCCGCGCGGGCGTCCGTGAGGCCATCGTCGCGCTGGCGTGCTCCAGCATCTGGCACACCGCCCCGGCACGTGTGACCACGGCGGCGCCATGCGCGGACAGCGGCAGGCCGGGAGGGGCGGTGAGGTAGGTGGACAGGATGTTGGTGGTGTCCATCAGCCACAGCAGCACGAGCTGTCGCAGCCACGCGTCACGGTCGGCCTCGTCCACGCGGGCGTTCAGTGCGGCAACGAACGCCGCGATCCCCGACAGCACGGCGCGGGCATCGTGAGGCGTCGGCGGGCAGCAGACCAGGTTCAGCACCGTACGAGACATCAGTTTCGCGGCGTCCGCGCATGGGCGTCCGCGCTGCAGGCCGGGGTCGAGGAAGGCCACCGGCCCGTCCGGGCCGTCCGGGAAGTGGGCGTGCTCCGGCTTCAAGTCGCCGAAGATGACCCGCTGGTTCGGGGCGGGGGCGATCTTCGCTTTGCGTAGCCGGGAGGCCACGGCCGTCAGTACGTCCCCGTGCCCGGTCTGGTTCACGTAGCTGCTGCCGCTTATGCCGTTGAACTTGCGCAGGAAGGTCCCGCTGATCGAGCGCTCCCCGATCGGTGCACGGTCCACACGGGCGGCGACCCCGGGCCGCCGCAGACCGGTGGCGAGTTCGTCGACGACGC is a window of Streptomyces agglomeratus DNA encoding:
- a CDS encoding lactate/malate family dehydrogenase, whose product is MTTIGLIGAGAVGQALGSLLVTARWCDTILVASGSGRTAAGLVTDLDDMRQVTASPVRVRRADPARMRSCDAVVVCPRAVFTNTATRDIRMAGLAANALLITALARQFTGYQGTVAMVTNPVDVLSRLFAEVSGCHRVYGVGSNTDTARYRLILARLLNVPATAVAGHVIGEHGDHAVICASSTTVNGEPAPVPIQQVHAELTARPRRINAGIGRTRCGPAGATLAALEHALGVTDGLIELSAPRRGCWLGIPLRFTAGRPTVCIPPLNPGEARQLANAEDKVRTAYLHTTIKETTSS